One region of Streptomyces subrutilus genomic DNA includes:
- a CDS encoding argininosuccinate synthase, protein MTERVVLAYSGGLDTSVAIGWIAEETGAEVIAVAVDVGQGGEDLDVIRKRALACGAVEAEVADARDEFADEYCLPAIRANALYMDRYPLVSALSRPAIVKHLVAAARKHGASTVAHGCTGKGNDQVRFEAGIAALGPDLTCIAPVRDYAMTRDKAIAFAEQADLPIATTKKSPYSIDQNVFGRAVETGFLEDIWNAPIEDVYEYTSNPAVPREADEVVISFAAGVPVALDGRPVSVLQAIQQLNERAGAQGVGRIDLVEDRLVGIKSREVYEAPGAIALITAHQELENVTVERELARYKRQVEQRWGELVYDGLWFSPLKRALDGFITEANQHVTGDIRMTLHGGRAVVTGRKSQESLYDFNLATYDSGDTFDQSKAQGFIEIFGLSSKIAARRDLS, encoded by the coding sequence GTGACCGAGCGCGTCGTACTCGCCTACTCAGGCGGACTGGACACCTCCGTCGCCATCGGCTGGATCGCCGAGGAGACGGGCGCGGAGGTCATCGCCGTGGCGGTGGACGTCGGCCAGGGCGGCGAGGACCTGGACGTCATCCGCAAGCGCGCGCTCGCCTGCGGTGCGGTGGAGGCCGAGGTCGCGGACGCGAGGGACGAGTTCGCCGACGAGTACTGCCTCCCGGCGATCCGGGCGAACGCCCTCTACATGGACCGCTACCCGCTGGTCTCCGCCCTCTCGCGCCCCGCCATCGTCAAGCACCTGGTCGCCGCCGCCCGCAAGCACGGCGCCTCGACCGTCGCCCACGGCTGCACCGGCAAGGGGAACGACCAGGTCCGCTTCGAGGCCGGCATCGCCGCCCTCGGTCCCGACCTCACGTGCATCGCCCCGGTCCGCGACTACGCGATGACCCGGGACAAGGCCATCGCCTTCGCCGAGCAGGCCGACCTGCCCATCGCCACCACCAAGAAGTCCCCGTACTCCATCGACCAGAACGTCTTCGGGCGCGCCGTCGAGACGGGCTTCCTGGAGGACATCTGGAACGCGCCGATCGAGGACGTCTACGAGTACACCTCGAACCCGGCCGTCCCCCGCGAGGCCGACGAGGTCGTCATCTCCTTCGCGGCCGGCGTCCCCGTCGCCCTCGACGGCCGGCCGGTGTCCGTCCTGCAGGCGATCCAGCAGCTCAACGAGCGCGCCGGAGCCCAGGGCGTCGGCCGGATCGACCTCGTCGAGGACCGCCTCGTGGGCATCAAGTCCCGCGAGGTGTACGAGGCCCCGGGCGCGATCGCGCTGATCACCGCCCACCAGGAGCTGGAGAACGTCACCGTCGAGCGCGAACTGGCCCGCTACAAGCGGCAGGTCGAGCAGCGCTGGGGCGAGCTGGTCTACGACGGCCTGTGGTTCTCCCCCCTCAAGCGGGCGCTGGACGGCTTCATCACCGAGGCCAACCAGCACGTCACCGGCGACATCCGGATGACCCTGCACGGCGGCCGCGCCGTCGTCACCGGGCGGAAGTCGCAGGAGTCGCTCTACGACTTCAACCTGGCGACCTACGACTCCGGCGACACCTTCGACCAGTCCAAGGCCCAGGGCTTCATCGAGATCTTCGGCCTCTCCTCGAAGATCGCCGCGCGCCGCGACCTCTCCTGA
- a CDS encoding pyridoxamine 5'-phosphate oxidase family protein, giving the protein MGKLYTRIDGRLRTFIEEQPVFFTATAPLAGDGHVNLSPKGRAGTLVVIDEETLAYLDFGGSGAETIAHVRENGRITLMWCAFSGPPNIVRVHGDGEAVFRDDPRWAGLIGLFGDADGPSARAIILVHARRISDTCGYAVPFMEYGGERTLHAEYFGRKTDEEFAAYCEKKEYIEKSLDGLPALPLPLPPRTV; this is encoded by the coding sequence ATGGGAAAGCTCTACACACGCATAGACGGCCGGCTGCGCACGTTCATCGAAGAGCAGCCGGTCTTCTTCACGGCCACCGCACCGCTCGCCGGTGACGGCCACGTCAACCTGTCCCCCAAGGGCCGGGCCGGAACCCTCGTCGTCATCGACGAGGAGACGCTCGCCTACCTCGACTTCGGCGGCAGCGGCGCCGAGACCATCGCGCACGTCCGCGAGAACGGCCGGATCACCCTGATGTGGTGCGCCTTCTCCGGACCGCCCAACATCGTGCGCGTGCACGGCGACGGCGAGGCGGTCTTCCGCGACGACCCCCGCTGGGCCGGGCTGATCGGCCTGTTCGGCGACGCCGACGGGCCGTCCGCGCGGGCGATCATCCTCGTCCACGCCCGGCGCATCTCCGACACGTGCGGTTACGCCGTCCCCTTCATGGAGTACGGGGGCGAGCGCACCCTCCACGCGGAGTACTTCGGCCGCAAGACCGACGAGGAGTTCGCCGCGTACTGCGAGAAGAAGGAGTACATCGAAAAGAGCCTGGACGGCCTGCCTGCGCTGCCTCTGCCCCTTCCGCCCCGTACCGTCTGA